One genomic segment of Acinetobacter oleivorans DR1 includes these proteins:
- a CDS encoding LysR family transcriptional regulator, whose protein sequence is MRKNLDGGLLHAMHAFLKVIDSGSFTAAAEQMDLTTAQVSRLISELETRLGTKLIQRSTRQQALTDIGATYAESCRQVISMVDEAESEVTGTASKPKGRLRVLSMGSFGHHYVFPVMAEFCKHYPELTVEYTTSQYVPDLLAKGVDVSLYLTESLTDSRFVARRIGTIFSVLCASPAYLEKHGVPKSPEDLKNHACLRLVNPSITPDWHLLNAKGESYQIDTGGQLIADNPELLLDVVQQDMGVALLPMFSALDAVQNGRLCHILPEWRSPDIGVYTLLPSRHFIDAKTRAWLDWVEEYISPRIEMDASYFYK, encoded by the coding sequence ATGCGCAAAAATCTCGATGGTGGACTATTGCATGCAATGCATGCATTCCTGAAAGTGATTGATAGCGGGAGTTTCACAGCAGCAGCTGAGCAGATGGATCTGACCACAGCACAGGTTTCACGTCTTATCAGCGAGCTAGAAACACGCTTAGGTACAAAACTCATACAACGCTCAACGCGCCAGCAGGCACTGACCGATATTGGTGCGACTTATGCAGAGAGCTGTCGCCAAGTCATTTCAATGGTGGATGAAGCAGAATCAGAAGTAACAGGAACGGCATCTAAACCCAAAGGGCGTTTACGCGTATTAAGTATGGGAAGCTTTGGGCATCATTATGTTTTTCCAGTAATGGCCGAGTTTTGTAAGCATTACCCTGAACTAACCGTGGAATATACGACTTCACAGTACGTTCCAGACCTATTGGCAAAAGGGGTGGATGTCAGTCTTTATCTGACTGAATCATTAACAGATTCTCGGTTTGTTGCACGCAGAATTGGGACCATTTTTTCTGTTTTATGTGCATCACCTGCATATTTAGAAAAACATGGTGTGCCGAAGTCCCCAGAAGACTTAAAAAACCATGCCTGTTTACGCTTAGTAAACCCATCTATTACACCAGATTGGCACTTATTAAATGCAAAAGGTGAGTCTTACCAAATTGATACTGGCGGGCAACTCATTGCAGATAACCCTGAGTTATTATTAGATGTGGTGCAACAAGATATGGGCGTGGCGTTATTACCGATGTTTTCGGCTTTAGATGCAGTTCAGAATGGAAGATTATGTCATATCTTGCCAGAGTGGCGTTCGCCCGATATAGGGGTTTATACCTTATTGCCTTCACGCCATTTTATTGATGCTAAAACACGTGCATGGTTAGACTGGGTGGAAGAATATATTTCGCCAAGAATCGAAATGGATGCATCTTATTTTTATAAATAA